The proteins below come from a single Aegilops tauschii subsp. strangulata cultivar AL8/78 chromosome 6, Aet v6.0, whole genome shotgun sequence genomic window:
- the LOC120966803 gene encoding uncharacterized protein: MRWVRQSKSTLSEKVFLDYLPVKREEDQGPQGLRQVSHLKSPTNPDARLAFLAGLGLSGADIASIVAKDLQLLCAKLERTLTPNVAGLTGLGLSHSQIGRLISYCHGNLHLTFIVSKLQYYLLLFGSIDNTLRALKRNFYLISSDLERVVKPNVAALRDSGLGDCDIAKVCLSNPRLLTTNVESIRTTVACAESLGVPCGSRMFRQALQAVTFLSVQKIAVRVEYLKTILRWSDAEVGIALTKSPGVLRHSNERLRRTSEFLISEVGLEPAYIAHRPALLTYSLEGRLRARYYHVKFLKANRFLERDFSYFSIVQKSEKVFMEKFICPHKEAAPHLADDYVDACRGQVPTRLRFA; this comes from the exons atgcggtgggtgaggcagagtaAGAGCACCCTTTCGGAGAAGGTGTTTCTTGATTACTTACCTGTGAAGCGggaagaagaccagg gCCCTCAAGGCCTCCGCCAAGTCTCCCACCTCAAATCCCCCACCAATCCCGACGCACGGCTCGCCTTCCTCGCTGGCCTCGGCCTGTCCGGCGCCGACATCGCCTCCATCGTCGCCAAGGACCTGCAGTTGCTCTGCGCCAAACTGGAGAGAACCCTGACCCCCAACGTCGCCGGGCTCACCGGCCTCGGCCTCTCGCATTCTCAGATCGGGCGCCTCATCTCCTACTGCCACGGCAATTTACATCTGACATTCATCGTCTCCAAGCTGCAGTACTACCTGCTCCTCTTCGGTTCCATTGACAACACCCTTCGAGCTCTCAAGCGCAACTTCTACCTTATCTCGTCTGACCTCGAGAGGGTGGTCAAGCCCAACGTGGCCGCCCTGCGGGACTCGGGGCTGGGTGATTGCGACATTGCCAAGGTGTGCCTCTCTAATCCACGGTTGCTCACCACCAATGTAGAATCCATCCGGACAACGGTGGCTTGCGCTGAAAGTCTTGGTGTGCCGTGTGGATCTCGGATGTTCAGACAGGCGTTGCAGGCTGTCACATTCCTCAGCGTTCAGAAGATTGCCGTCAGAGTAGAGTACTTGAAGACCATTTTAAGGTGGTCGGATGCTGAGGTGGGCATTGCTTTGACCAAGTCGCCAGGGGTGCTGAGGCATTCTAATGAAAGGCTACGGCGCACCTCAGAGTTCCTCATCTCCGAGGTGGGGTTGGAACCGGCATATATTGCCCATCGCCCGGCATTGCTCACTTATAGCCTGGAGGGCCGGCTCAGAGCCCGGTACTACCATGTAAAGTTTCTGAAGGCAAATCGATTCCTAGAGCGCGACTTTAGCTACTTTAGTATAGTGCAGAAGAGCGAGAAGGTATTCATGGAGAAGTTCATATGCCCTCACAAGGAAGCTGCACCCCACCTCGCTGATGACTATGTCGATGCTTGCAGAGGGCAAGTACCCACTAGACTCAGATTTGCATGA